Below is a genomic region from Trichoderma asperellum chromosome 2, complete sequence.
TTCAAATCCGTAAGTATCTTTTGCCCAAAGACGCTCATTTTACAATTGCGTTTCCCCTTTCACGGCCTTTGTGCGCCATATCCTGCCAAACACTCTGCCACTCGTTTGCAGCACAGGCATTTTTCTGCCAGATGCCTCCCAGCAGTCCCTATCAACTTGCCCTGATGTTTTGCTTTCCATAGCACGGCTATTGGTCTCTCcttgagagagaaatgaaaaattTTTTTGAAAATATCTTCTACCTTGGTTTATCTCTACTCTCTGCTATTCATCTTTGCACACGATGGCAGTTTGCCACCCTAGCTATGTTTTTCTCATTCTATATTCTATAGAATGCTTTGATCTTTGTCTTACCGCCACTACAGTCTCCAGAAAAAAGCCTTTGCCGTGGcccattcttcttccaagctcTGCTCGTCTGGCTCACAGACCCTTCGCAAGTCAATATCTTTTCCTACCGACCATCTTCATTTCTACATCAAACACCCTTAAGGCATTATTTTCGTCATTAACGCATATATTTATTCCTATTACTCTTACTTGTGCGTTCTTAGCTAACTTCCTTTCTCTACAAGTTTTACGCCACGAGAAGAATGAGGATCCGGCGTCCACCACTTCGCTTTTAGAGGAAAACCACACATCTCAGCTATTCGTATTTGGAAAATCACGACACCCGGGTCTTCTCCACGATAGAATGAGGTACGTTGATCGTTCTTAACCACTGATATTGAAACATACTGATGCATCGTTACTAGCATAAACGCGATAATTACCAGTTAACTCCTCGATACCATGGCATTCCACGTCAAGGGAACGTCCTGGGCATGACGGTAAACTGCCCTGATCGCGGCATGTACTGGGTGTGGTGTTTAGTTGAATTtttcaaggagaagagacaTCGCTGTCGAATTAGAATTTAAATGATGGGGATAGGAAGGGCAAATAGCTTTGGGTTGCTAAGCGGATGGTCTCTTCAGTATCATGGGTTCTAATAATCAGATTGCTTATCGCTTCAATCACTTCACAGAGCCTCTCATGGGATGTATGAAGAGAATCTACAAATCCAAATAGTAGCTGTTCTCTTCAAAGTTAGGGTAGGATAGTTGAATATGGGGAGATTAAATCGCGGATTGTGGTACTTTGAGTATTGTAATCTATTTGCCGACCGTTGTTAGTCCTAACCTAGAATATCCTTGTATCTTTGCATCTTCTCTATGCTCTTGCTAATTTACGATCGTAAATAGTAATTTCCATTTCTGATGCATTCAAAAGAATGCTCGTTGTTCGAGCATTAATGCAATTTCTGACAAGAATACAGTAGTCTATAGGGTAATGTCGCGGGGTGTAGCAAGGGCATTGAGTctaccaccaccaaaatCCTCAATAAATATCATGCTGGAGTCTCAACAGGCATAGGAGAAATTAACCGATTAAGTATTGAACGCTATCTGTGGACATCTTGAGCGTTGCATTGTCAGGTACTCTTGTTCTGGTGCTTCTCTCCATAAGCACTTGGAGATATTCAGCAACTGAAGCCAACCTAAGCCCCGCCAAAACCGCCAGCAAGCAGCAAAGCTCAACATGTAGCATCTTTCAATATCAGCAATTGTTTCATACAGACATCCCGAGAAATCAGAGATGAAATTTCTTCTACACTCTCATTTTCCTGCCGGCCATGCCTATCCAATGCAAGCCGTCAGCCAAGCCCTCGTCGATCGCGGCCACGAGGTCGTATGGCTGACTAGCGCTGATAACGAAGCTCGCGTTAAAGCCACGGGAGCAACATTCGTCAAGACTCGAGCCATTGCCGCAATCGATGCGCCGTTCATCAAAAATAATTCAACTGGACTTCTTGATAGGCAATTTCACCGACTAAGGTCTCGCGTTGTGGCTCAAGTTGCTGACTATCGAGCTATTTTGGCCGAATTCCCCGCAGACGCTCTGCTTGTCGATGTGTTTCCTCATGGAGCTCGCGCTCTACATGAGCTTGGAGAAATACCTGTATATGCCACTCTAGGGGTCATTCCATTCTATACCTCCGGAGCTGCAGCACCATTCCCAGTGTCAGGAGATTCTCCTCCAGCGTCCTGGTTGGGCCTGGTGTGGAacagcctgcagcagctcattaACCAATGGATTCtacttcctctctttctaAGGCCAGTGATAAATCAACAGAGAAAGGTACTTGGGCTGAAGAAAATTCCATTTGGCGAGCCCGCAGAATACTTCACGTAtagtcctcttcttcacatcCAAGCCTCGTGCGCAACGCTCGAGTTCTCCCAAGAACCAAAGTTTGAGCACAGTAAGCGAGTAGCCTACGTTGGTCCTCTGGTCAGAATCTCCCCCACTACATCATCACAGCTACCTGCTTGGTGGAAAACCGTGGTGTCACATTCACGAGTCGTCGGAATCACTCAAGGAACACTCGCCATGGATCCTACGTCTCTAATCATCCCTTCTGTCAGGGCCCTGAAGGACGACCCATCCCTTCTGCTCATTGTTGTATCGCCGCACGGCAAGGATGTTGAAGCACAGATAAGAGAAGCAGTCAACGTCTGCTATGCAGACTGGTTGCCATATCACCTTTTACTTCCGCGCCTTTCTTTATTGATTACGAATGGTGGTTACGGAAGTATAACCCAGGCGCTTTCTCATGGAGTCCCTCTTCTCTGTGCGGGCCAAacagaagataaaaaagatacaGCTGCTCGAGTAACATGGTGTGGCGCTGGCATCGATCTCAAGACCGACAATCCCACCTTGGATCAAGTCAAAGCGGCCGCTAATAAGATCCTTTCAGACGAGAGCTATTCGGCCAGAGCGAAGACTTTAGGAAGAGAATTAAATGAGCAAGGAGGCTCACAAAAAGCTTCTATTTTGTTAGAAGAGCTCGCGACTAGGCACCAAAAAGTCATTCGTAGCGACTAGAGACTACAAAAGAACACCCACGGTATTTAGCGAAACCGCCATTGAATATCTAGAATCGCAGCTATTTATAGAGAAAATATAACGACTACACGATTAAACATAGATCATAAGAAAAGTCGAGAATCTGATTACGATATTACATCAGAAATGAACCTTAATTTGAGAATAGATATCCAGTCCGAGCATCGTGACGTGTTGCCTAACAGGCAACTATATTCCAGATACAAGGAAATTTCTTACCCAGTTTTAAAACAGCGAACCAATCATTTCAACCATTTTCGTCGTTTCACAACAGAGAGTTTACTTTGTGTGACGAACAAAGGAACTCCTTGTTCAGCCTGGATAGGTATGAAGACAATCGTTCCATATCACACTGGAAAGAGCTACAAAGAGATATTAGCAACAAAGGAGCAATGATTGCTAACAGCGCATCAATTAAATAGGACTGATGATAATCGGTTGATCTAATGCAAATCCAACATATGCTTCACGAGCGATACAAAAACCGCGTTTCCATATGTGACATACTAGATTTACAAAAGGCATTAGCTGGCATAGTAGCCAAGTTTGtagaaagaggaggatatAGATCAGGAAGGTTATACCATCGAAGACCCGCGAAATAGAGACGGAAAAGTATCCAACGAGACGTACGAGATGACAAAAGCAAGAAATCCGACCCTATTTCCTCCTTCGAGCTAGCAGCTGGGAACAAGACGCGACATACTTTGCAGCATAGCATCACTAAAGATACTTCGAATCGAAGCATGTAAGGAGAATGTAGAAAGACTTAAAAGGAGTTATAAACGCAAGTATGTCCATATGCAAAGTTGATTAAATACTCTATATATTTATGAGTACATGTTGGCATGTAAGTCGTCCTGCCATGCTCCTTTTTTCTGTTGTTTCCATTACCAAAAGCCGATATctaattcttcttcttctcagaaCCTTCccctgcctctgcctctccgtCCTTCGCCTCACCATCCTCGCTGAACATGGTTTCTTGAGCTATAAAATTGATTAGCAAAAAAGTTCATCATGATGATTCAAGAAAACGTACCACTCCAAAGTTCAGCATAAACACCCGCGCGATCAATTAGCTCTCTGTGGGTGCCCATCTCTGCAACTTGTCCCTCTTTCAGCACAATGATCAAGTCTGAGTCAAAGATCGTTCGCAGCCTATGAGCCACAAATACGCTCGTGCGTCCCTTCTCGCGAAGTATCCCGTTGATATTCATCATCAAGGCCTGCTCAGTGTGCGTATCCAGCGCGCTAGTCGCCTCATCAAAGAAGAGTAAAGGAGGGTCCTTGAGGAGCAATCTGCTCATCgccagcctctgcttctcgCCTCCAGAGATCATCATACCTCGCTCGCCGACCTTGGTTTGGTATCCATCTGGG
It encodes:
- a CDS encoding uncharacterized protein (EggNog:ENOG41~CAZy:GT1), which encodes MKFLLHSHFPAGHAYPMQAVSQALVDRGHEVVWLTSADNEARVKATGATFVKTRAIAAIDAPFIKNNSTGLLDRQFHRLRSRVVAQVADYRAILAEFPADALLVDVFPHGARALHELGEIPVYATLGVIPFYTSGAAAPFPVSGDSPPASWLGLVWNSLQQLINQWILLPLFLRPVINQQRKVLGLKKIPFGEPAEYFTYSPLLHIQASCATLEFSQEPKFEHSKRVAYVGPLVRISPTTSSQLPAWWKTVVSHSRVVGITQGTLAMDPTSLIIPSVRALKDDPSLLLIVVSPHGKDVEAQIREAVNVCYADWLPYHLLLPRLSLLITNGGYGSITQALSHGVPLLCAGQTEDKKDTAARVTWCGAGIDLKTDNPTLDQVKAAANKILSDESYSARAKTLGRELNEQGGSQKASILLEELATRHQKVIRSD